AACTCAAGTACGGCGATACCGGTGTATTCGTGCGCGGCAAGTACTGGTATGACTTCGAACTCAAGGACGAAGACCGTGAGTTCAAACAGATCAGCGACAGCGGCCGCAAGGAAGGCGCAAAGTCTTCCGGCGCGCAGATCCTCGATGCCTTCGTTTATCACAACTACGCCATCGCCGATCTGCCGGGCACCGTGCGTGCGGGCAAGCAGGTGGTGAGCTGGGGTGAAAGTACCTTCATCGGCAACTCGATCAACAGCATCAACCCGATCGACGTTTCGGCGTTCCGCCGCCCGGGCGCGGAGATCAAGGAAGGTCTGATCCCGGTAAACATGCTGTTCGGCTCGCAGACCCTGACGGACAAACTATCGGTCGAAGGTTTCTATCAACTGGAATGGGACCAGACCGTTCTCGACAACTGCGGCACGTTCTTCGGCGTCGATGTCGCGGCAGACGGCTGCAACAACGGCTACACCGTCGGCAGCCCGGCGGTGGCGCCACTGGTGCCGCTGACCACCGCGTTCGGCCAAGGCATCCAGGTGACGCGCGAAGGCGTGGTGATTCCGCGCGGCGGCGATCGTGATGCGCGTGATTCGGGGCAGTGGGGCACGGCGTTGCGCTGGCTGGGTGACGACACCGAGTACGGGCTCTATTTCATGAACTACCACAGCCGCACGCCAACGGTCGGCACCACGACGGCGGGCCTGTCGACGCTGGCGGCGTTGCCGGGACTGGTCGGTATCGCCAACGGCCTGGCGCCCGGCAGCGGTGCGGGGCTGGCGCAAAGCGTGATGCTTGGACGCGGCCAGTACTATCTGGAATATCCGGAAGACATCCGCCTGTACGGGGCGAGTTTCTCCACGACGCTGCCCACCGGCACCGCGTGGACCGGCGAAATCAGCTATCGCCCCAACGCCCCGGTACAGGTCAACACCAATGACCTGACGCTGGCGCTGGTCAATCCGATTGCCGGCGGTACTGCATCGCCGCTGGCGACTTCGCCGGGCGCCGACAACAAAGGTTATCGCCGCAAAGAAGTGACGCAAATCCAAAGCACTCTGACGCACTTCTTCGATCAGGTGTTGGGCGCAGAACGTCTGACTGTGGTCGGCGAAGCGGCGGTGGTGCACGTCGGCGGTCTGGAATCGCGCAGCCAGCTGCGTTACGGCCGCGATTCGGTGTACGGCCAGTATGGGTTCGGCGGCGATACCGACGGTTTTGTCACTTCCACGTCGTGGGGCTACCGCGCCCGGGCCATTCTCGATTACGGCAATGTGATCGGCGGGATCAACCTCAAGCCCAATCTGTCGTGGTCGCACGACGTCGCCGGCTATGGCCCCAACGGCCTGTTCAACGAAGGCGCGAAAGCGATCAGCGTCGGCGTCGATGCCGACTATCGCAATACCTACACCGCAAGCCTGAGTTACACCGACTTTTTCGGCGGTGACTACAACGTCCTCGAAGACCGTGACTTCGTGGCCCTGAGCTTCGGCGTGAACTTCTGATCTGCTCGAGAAGGATGACTGCAATGCGCAAAACGATTCTGCAATGTGGCGTGCTGGCCCTGAGTCTGCTGGCGGCCAATGTGATGGCGGCGGTGTCGCCGGACGAAGCCAACAAGCTCGGCACCAGCCTGACTCCGCTCGGGGCGGAG
This window of the Pseudomonas fluorescens genome carries:
- a CDS encoding DUF1302 domain-containing protein, whose product is MTKTTMRAIFTPQALAAAVALGCCAQAHAVAFNIGEIEGTFDSSLSVGASWGLRDADNSLVGTVNSGTGQSSTGDDGRLNFKKGETFSKIFKGIHDLELKYGDTGVFVRGKYWYDFELKDEDREFKQISDSGRKEGAKSSGAQILDAFVYHNYAIADLPGTVRAGKQVVSWGESTFIGNSINSINPIDVSAFRRPGAEIKEGLIPVNMLFGSQTLTDKLSVEGFYQLEWDQTVLDNCGTFFGVDVAADGCNNGYTVGSPAVAPLVPLTTAFGQGIQVTREGVVIPRGGDRDARDSGQWGTALRWLGDDTEYGLYFMNYHSRTPTVGTTTAGLSTLAALPGLVGIANGLAPGSGAGLAQSVMLGRGQYYLEYPEDIRLYGASFSTTLPTGTAWTGEISYRPNAPVQVNTNDLTLALVNPIAGGTASPLATSPGADNKGYRRKEVTQIQSTLTHFFDQVLGAERLTVVGEAAVVHVGGLESRSQLRYGRDSVYGQYGFGGDTDGFVTSTSWGYRARAILDYGNVIGGINLKPNLSWSHDVAGYGPNGLFNEGAKAISVGVDADYRNTYTASLSYTDFFGGDYNVLEDRDFVALSFGVNF